From a region of the Sulfitobacter alexandrii genome:
- a CDS encoding plasmid pRiA4b ORF-3 family protein — protein MIELKIELVGIKPPIWRRILVPNDISLDILHSVLQGAMPWQDYHLHEFEIGEDRFEARDESDDSWDPNDGRKDEKSFTLGELVKKGNQFIYTYDFGDGWRHLVTVEKVGKPTGRPDQDFPACVAGERACPPEDSGGPYSYEEFLDALTDKHHPEHRATKQWAGAFEPEVFSVQQANAAVGAMFVWAKERSRLK, from the coding sequence TTGATTGAGCTGAAAATCGAACTTGTTGGCATCAAACCACCCATCTGGCGCCGGATCCTCGTGCCGAATGACATCAGCTTGGACATCCTGCATTCCGTTCTCCAGGGCGCTATGCCTTGGCAAGACTATCATTTGCATGAATTCGAGATTGGCGAAGACAGGTTCGAGGCCCGCGACGAAAGTGACGACAGCTGGGACCCAAACGATGGCCGGAAGGACGAAAAGAGCTTTACTCTTGGCGAGCTGGTCAAGAAAGGCAATCAGTTCATATACACTTATGATTTCGGCGATGGTTGGCGGCACCTCGTCACTGTCGAGAAGGTTGGCAAACCAACCGGAAGGCCAGATCAGGACTTTCCTGCCTGTGTGGCCGGAGAGCGCGCATGTCCGCCAGAGGATAGTGGCGGGCCCTATTCCTACGAAGAATTTCTCGACGCGCTGACCGACAAACACCACCCGGAGCATCGCGCTACAAAGCAATGGGCCGGCGCGTTCGAACCGGAAGTGTTTAGCGTGCAGCAAGCCAATGCTGCCGTCGGTGCGATGTTTGTTTGGGCGAAAGAGCGCAGCCGTCTAAAGTGA
- a CDS encoding reverse transcriptase family protein — protein sequence MRTWNSQRYFAEGLAAGVDESILKNAVATAEHTLRQANPGPPILTLGHLGHLAGVDVGILKAYASRRDADPYREFSIRKRPIPGQPPRYRTIAVPEPPLLRVQTWIASEVLRHAPCHSASTAFAPGSRLAQAAARHCRAVWMVKIDLRNFFESLTEIDVHRVFLERGYQPLVAFELARLCTRLRDKHRNDTAVLPQRRTPRFRHSSLTSLYPRDLFGVLPQGAPTSPMLANLAVRDLDERLTAIAKTYGVRYSRYADDLTFSTTRKSFGRSRAHDLIGRVYEILAARGLAPNQSKTTIVSPGARKVVLGLLVDGDTPKLTRDFRSRLRKHLYHISAPDQGPVQHAARRGFASVEGLRQHLLGLIAFAGQIDPVYAAKCRAILDSSDWSQTRR from the coding sequence ATGCGAACGTGGAACTCTCAACGCTACTTCGCCGAGGGCCTTGCGGCAGGAGTGGATGAATCCATCCTCAAAAATGCAGTTGCGACAGCTGAACACACGTTGCGGCAGGCAAATCCAGGCCCGCCGATCCTGACCCTTGGCCATCTGGGGCATTTGGCGGGCGTTGATGTTGGTATTTTGAAAGCATATGCCTCAAGGCGGGATGCGGACCCTTATCGGGAGTTCTCGATCCGCAAGCGCCCGATCCCGGGCCAACCTCCGCGCTATCGGACAATCGCCGTGCCTGAGCCGCCCTTGCTGAGAGTCCAGACTTGGATCGCGTCCGAAGTCCTGCGCCATGCACCCTGCCACTCGGCGAGCACGGCGTTTGCACCAGGGTCTCGGTTGGCCCAGGCCGCGGCGCGCCACTGCCGCGCAGTTTGGATGGTCAAGATTGATCTGCGGAACTTCTTCGAATCGCTGACCGAAATCGACGTGCATCGGGTGTTTTTGGAGCGGGGCTACCAGCCGCTGGTCGCGTTTGAGCTTGCGCGCTTGTGCACCCGTCTCCGCGACAAACATCGCAACGATACTGCTGTCTTGCCTCAGCGACGAACGCCCAGATTTCGGCACTCATCCTTGACATCGCTTTATCCACGAGACCTGTTTGGCGTTTTGCCGCAAGGCGCACCAACCAGTCCAATGTTGGCCAATCTCGCAGTGCGCGACCTAGATGAAAGACTGACTGCTATCGCGAAGACCTACGGCGTCCGATACTCGCGCTATGCAGACGATCTCACCTTTTCAACGACACGAAAGTCGTTTGGAAGATCCCGCGCACATGATCTGATAGGGCGAGTGTATGAGATCCTGGCTGCTCGAGGACTGGCGCCGAACCAATCCAAGACGACGATTGTTTCTCCGGGAGCACGGAAAGTCGTGCTCGGCCTTTTGGTGGACGGAGACACGCCGAAGCTGACACGCGATTTCCGCTCGCGGCTTCGAAAGCACCTGTATCACATAAGCGCTCCCGATCAGGGGCCGGTTCAACATGCAGCGCGGCGCGGATTCGCCTCCGTTGAAGGCCTCCGCCAACATCTGTTGGGTCTGATCGCGTTCGCCGGTCAGATCGATCCAGTCTATGCGGCGAAATGTCGGGCGATTTTAGACTCGTCAGATTGGTCGCAGACAAGGAGGTGA
- a CDS encoding TniQ family protein, which produces MGEACLEHSAPTHRGVRVTVNPLPRRPPPVSDELLSSWIGRLARANHCSVEELCGYLGLGQGRVPEHAGDLGHVNWARLCPAVQQTRDEIAAMTLPDTTHHPAQCVSSDDFQSCANCSKQTSGLVLRHWRFAWSLTCENCGRPLVARHPADGLSNRLRVRAARGAALLKTAVAAADLRHMQRISHTLCLLQVLELVYSVPLTSRCQLERSIALAAVDVCSARPLLGVAILLRGNEQAFWDLRRAFPQRRRLIEKVRKLSMNLDMRLPRRRRQESSPVDRSARATSPKKTSAQALDAARQAISELGADADRQALLARADAIWKRQSCVSH; this is translated from the coding sequence ATGGGCGAAGCATGCTTGGAGCATTCCGCGCCAACCCATCGCGGAGTTCGGGTGACCGTGAACCCATTGCCGCGTCGACCGCCACCGGTATCCGACGAGCTTCTCTCGAGCTGGATCGGGCGGTTGGCCCGGGCCAATCATTGTTCCGTCGAAGAGCTTTGCGGCTATCTCGGTTTGGGGCAGGGCAGGGTGCCGGAGCATGCGGGTGACCTTGGGCATGTGAACTGGGCTCGGCTATGTCCGGCGGTTCAGCAGACCCGGGATGAGATCGCGGCCATGACCCTCCCGGACACGACGCATCATCCCGCTCAATGCGTATCTAGCGATGACTTCCAAAGTTGCGCAAACTGCTCGAAACAAACCTCGGGACTGGTCCTGCGCCACTGGCGCTTCGCCTGGTCGCTGACTTGCGAAAACTGTGGTCGACCTCTTGTGGCGAGGCATCCGGCCGATGGTCTATCAAACAGGCTACGTGTCCGCGCCGCTCGGGGCGCGGCATTGCTGAAGACGGCGGTTGCCGCCGCCGATCTGAGGCACATGCAGCGGATCAGCCATACGCTGTGCCTCTTACAAGTACTTGAGTTGGTATACAGCGTGCCACTCACGTCGCGGTGTCAACTGGAGCGGTCAATAGCACTCGCAGCTGTCGATGTCTGCTCAGCCCGTCCATTATTGGGAGTGGCCATCTTGCTGCGCGGAAATGAACAAGCATTCTGGGATCTCCGACGCGCCTTTCCTCAGCGCAGACGTTTGATTGAGAAGGTGCGCAAGCTGTCGATGAACCTCGATATGCGACTTCCGCGAAGACGTCGGCAGGAAAGCAGTCCCGTTGACCGATCTGCCAGGGCGACGTCGCCCAAAAAGACGTCTGCGCAGGCCCTAGACGCTGCCCGTCAGGCCATCTCCGAGCTCGGTGCCGATGCAGATCGTCAAGCGCTTCTGGCACGAGCCGATGCAATCTGGAAGCGCCAAAGCTGTGTCAGCCACTGA
- a CDS encoding TniB family NTP-binding protein has translation MTPEERIDRIRSDHWIAFDRATIVLNRLTSLMEMPQQSRMPGLMVYGSSGIGKTMIAKRMASKYPTQYNAELGITKTPILLVQAPPAPDERRFYQHILSTIGAPMWGRHTVSELEVRALSHLRDMDLKMLMIDEVHNLLAGSYREQRRFLNMLRFLANDLCASLVVFGVNEALEAVRGDDQLARRLDEHYLPLWEDDVEFSRLIQTLIAAMALEQRSGLTVASLRTILKVTGGVTSRVFIMIKSLAIDAIETGEERITDEAVQAWQPVWAKHAWSIPRQPIAEFG, from the coding sequence ATGACCCCAGAAGAAAGAATTGACCGCATCCGCAGCGATCATTGGATCGCATTCGACCGTGCCACGATTGTTCTCAACCGATTGACGTCCCTGATGGAAATGCCGCAGCAGAGCCGGATGCCTGGCCTGATGGTCTATGGCAGTTCCGGTATTGGCAAGACGATGATCGCCAAGCGCATGGCCAGCAAGTATCCGACGCAGTACAACGCAGAACTGGGCATCACGAAGACCCCCATCCTGCTGGTTCAGGCGCCGCCAGCGCCGGACGAGCGACGCTTCTACCAGCACATCCTTTCGACGATCGGGGCGCCGATGTGGGGGCGGCATACCGTGTCCGAACTTGAGGTCCGCGCGCTCAGTCATCTTCGGGATATGGACCTGAAGATGCTGATGATCGACGAGGTGCACAATCTGCTTGCCGGTAGTTACCGGGAGCAACGCCGGTTCCTGAACATGCTGCGGTTCTTGGCCAACGATCTCTGTGCCTCGCTTGTCGTTTTCGGTGTCAACGAAGCGCTCGAGGCCGTCCGCGGTGACGACCAACTGGCCCGTCGCCTGGACGAACACTACCTGCCGCTCTGGGAGGACGACGTGGAGTTCTCTCGGCTCATCCAAACGCTGATTGCCGCGATGGCACTTGAGCAGCGGTCGGGCCTCACGGTTGCGTCGCTTCGGACAATCCTGAAAGTGACGGGCGGTGTGACCTCGCGCGTGTTCATCATGATCAAGTCCTTGGCCATCGATGCGATCGAGACGGGTGAGGAGCGGATCACCGATGAGGCCGTTCAGGCCTGGCAGCCGGTATGGGCGAAGCATGCTTGGAGCATTCCGCGCCAACCCATCGCGGAGTTCGGGTGA
- a CDS encoding Mu transposase C-terminal domain-containing protein — protein MVSERLAKHRAAVLRPILELEKKGEPISAAIGDAAWELGLAKSHTWSLYRRLRENDGRAAALELSRRGPKPGSKRIAREVEDLIDERLRRYYLVRERSSFLRIWREIRSECEAKGFQPPARKTLKARLDAMDEKEIVRKRRGAKEANKTFAARPGRLAVGTPLEIVQIDHTLADIILVDHVDRRPLARPYLTVAIDVATRIVLGVFVSFDAPSVLSIALCLDHCVRRKSIHVPGKLEELVWPTSGIPKAIHVDNAQEFHSDAFSSACEDWGIAVEYRPPGATHFGGHIERLIGTAMGAVHVLPGTTQSSAAEKGDYDSEKHAALTLAEFEDWLHLEICRYHNTRHEALGRTPLAAWADLGGDTAGRQVVDVEAFRTSFLPFELRQLGRTGITLFGVHYWSDAFASLVGRGSGKVQVKYDPRDLSQVWVLVNDGRMIPARYRDLSHPRISLWESRRARKEWQDRHGGRINEKALFQVIDAQRRLAEAARQKTRTARLESERETRLPKHQPRRDPSREMFAIDTGNPDLPTYPIEEFDDPRRKN, from the coding sequence GTGGTCAGCGAGCGTCTTGCAAAACATCGAGCAGCAGTCCTCCGTCCGATCCTGGAACTTGAGAAGAAGGGTGAGCCGATCAGTGCGGCAATCGGAGATGCTGCTTGGGAACTAGGTTTGGCGAAGAGCCACACCTGGTCGCTTTACCGCCGTTTGCGCGAGAACGATGGGCGGGCCGCAGCACTGGAACTCAGTCGCCGGGGGCCGAAACCGGGGTCGAAACGGATCGCGCGAGAAGTCGAAGACCTCATCGATGAACGCCTACGGCGCTATTATCTGGTCCGCGAACGCTCCAGCTTTCTGCGAATTTGGCGTGAGATCCGTTCGGAATGCGAGGCAAAGGGCTTCCAGCCACCGGCACGAAAAACGCTGAAAGCTCGGCTCGATGCAATGGACGAGAAAGAGATTGTTAGAAAGCGCCGTGGTGCCAAGGAGGCGAACAAGACTTTTGCGGCACGTCCGGGCCGGCTTGCGGTTGGAACGCCACTGGAAATTGTTCAGATCGATCACACCTTGGCCGACATCATTTTGGTCGATCACGTGGATCGGCGACCGCTTGCGCGCCCATATTTGACGGTAGCCATCGATGTTGCAACCCGGATCGTTCTCGGGGTCTTCGTCAGCTTTGATGCACCATCAGTTCTTTCGATCGCGCTCTGCCTCGATCATTGTGTGCGTCGGAAATCGATCCACGTCCCAGGGAAGCTGGAAGAATTGGTCTGGCCGACATCCGGCATCCCGAAGGCGATCCATGTCGATAACGCGCAGGAGTTCCACAGCGACGCCTTCTCATCGGCCTGCGAAGATTGGGGCATTGCCGTCGAGTACCGCCCGCCTGGTGCAACGCACTTCGGAGGTCATATCGAACGTTTGATCGGAACGGCCATGGGGGCTGTTCATGTTTTGCCCGGGACCACGCAATCCTCCGCTGCCGAGAAGGGCGATTATGACAGCGAGAAACATGCGGCTCTGACCCTGGCCGAGTTCGAGGACTGGCTTCATCTGGAGATTTGCCGCTACCACAATACCCGCCACGAAGCCCTCGGGCGAACGCCGCTGGCCGCTTGGGCTGACTTGGGCGGAGACACTGCGGGGCGGCAGGTTGTCGATGTCGAAGCCTTCCGGACAAGCTTCCTGCCTTTTGAGTTGCGCCAGCTCGGGCGCACTGGGATCACTCTCTTTGGGGTGCACTACTGGAGTGATGCCTTCGCGTCGTTGGTCGGACGGGGCAGCGGCAAGGTGCAGGTGAAGTACGACCCGCGGGACCTGTCGCAGGTCTGGGTTCTCGTCAATGATGGCCGCATGATCCCGGCTCGGTATCGGGATCTGAGCCACCCTCGGATATCGCTTTGGGAAAGTCGTCGGGCGCGGAAGGAATGGCAAGACAGGCATGGCGGTCGGATCAACGAGAAGGCCTTGTTCCAGGTGATCGACGCGCAGAGACGACTGGCCGAGGCGGCGCGTCAGAAGACAAGGACCGCCCGTCTGGAGAGCGAACGCGAGACGCGGCTTCCCAAGCACCAGCCGCGCCGCGATCCGTCCCGAGAAATGTTCGCCATCGACACTGGTAACCCAGACCTCCCCACTTATCCGATTGAAGAGTTTGATGACCCCAGAAGAAAGAATTGA
- a CDS encoding methyltransferase domain-containing protein — translation MPDLYATISETPRETQEMLGDALTIRANETQMVEMRRRYFSWLDIPEGGAGLEIGSGTGHVTADLLRSTTLSEAVGLDPSPVLVERSNDLFGNIPGLSFVEGDARSTGVSDESFDLAVFHTSLCHIPNPDAALSEALRMLKPGGQIAVFDGDYATITVGLGPNDPLQACVDQIPANLIHDKWLCRTLPQRLRRAGFEIARCDAHPYMSEGEASYFLTLVTRGADFLVNDGLISEQGCHCTLINQNCL, via the coding sequence ATGCCAGACCTCTACGCGACTATCTCAGAAACACCGCGCGAAACACAGGAGATGCTGGGAGACGCACTGACCATCCGAGCGAACGAAACGCAGATGGTGGAGATGCGGAGGCGCTATTTCTCTTGGTTGGACATCCCCGAAGGCGGGGCCGGTCTGGAAATTGGGAGCGGGACCGGTCATGTCACGGCCGATCTTCTGCGTTCCACGACATTGAGCGAGGCCGTTGGCCTCGATCCAAGCCCGGTCTTGGTGGAAAGATCGAATGACTTGTTCGGCAATATACCTGGCCTCAGCTTCGTCGAGGGCGATGCAAGGTCGACCGGTGTTTCGGACGAGAGCTTCGATTTGGCGGTCTTCCACACATCGCTCTGCCACATTCCCAATCCCGATGCGGCGCTTAGTGAGGCACTCAGAATGCTGAAGCCAGGTGGGCAGATCGCGGTCTTTGACGGTGATTATGCCACGATAACTGTAGGACTCGGTCCGAACGATCCGCTTCAGGCATGCGTGGACCAGATCCCTGCGAATCTCATCCATGACAAATGGTTGTGCCGGACCTTGCCACAGCGTCTACGCCGCGCTGGCTTCGAGATCGCTCGGTGTGATGCGCATCCCTACATGTCTGAAGGCGAAGCGTCGTATTTTCTGACGCTGGTTACTCGAGGCGCTGACTTCCTTGTAAACGACGGGCTGATCAGCGAGCAAGGGTGTCACTGTACCCTCATTAATCAGAATTGCCTTTAA
- a CDS encoding DUF6088 family protein, with amino-acid sequence MITSKIKQRIIGKGRGAIFAPSDFLDIGSRASVDQALSRLADQGVIRRLTRGLYDYPKHSSRFGPLAPSADDIARAVARKDNQVLLPSPAMAANQLGLSTQVPSNPTYMTDGPTRTKKIGRQVIQFRNASPKTLVGAGSKTGTVFQALRYVGKDRIDDQVIGKIARSLDAKDRAQLAKQSRHVPAWMHPVVQQIVAHA; translated from the coding sequence ATGATCACGTCAAAAATCAAGCAACGCATCATTGGGAAAGGCCGAGGCGCTATCTTCGCGCCATCGGATTTCCTCGATATCGGATCGCGCGCGAGCGTGGATCAGGCGCTGTCGCGCCTTGCGGATCAGGGTGTGATCCGGCGGCTGACGCGTGGGCTCTACGATTATCCGAAACATAGCTCCCGTTTCGGTCCCTTGGCACCCTCTGCTGACGACATCGCACGCGCCGTGGCCCGGAAGGACAACCAGGTTCTACTGCCTTCGCCCGCCATGGCGGCGAACCAGTTAGGTCTGTCCACCCAGGTCCCGTCCAATCCGACCTACATGACCGACGGACCCACACGAACCAAGAAGATCGGACGACAGGTTATCCAGTTCCGAAACGCCTCTCCGAAGACATTGGTCGGCGCTGGGTCAAAAACAGGCACGGTGTTTCAGGCGCTCCGCTATGTCGGCAAAGATCGCATCGACGACCAGGTGATCGGCAAGATCGCCCGCTCGCTGGATGCCAAGGACCGTGCGCAGCTTGCAAAGCAAAGCCGACACGTTCCGGCCTGGATGCATCCTGTCGTGCAGCAAATCGTGGCACACGCCTGA
- a CDS encoding nucleotidyl transferase AbiEii/AbiGii toxin family protein — protein MDTFANDTPANRDEAFRQAAAELGFAKAIVEKDFWVCWSLQLLFALPSYGDHLIFKGGTSLSKAYDVIHRFSEDVDLSLNRAQLGFEGSHDPENPDLSSGKRKSLLQELQDAAEATVAGPLLDEINTTFSTRLDQPFSLQIDENDPQTILFAYPSLGGDDPGYIKPIVRFEFGARGAQLPAEQRTLSTYVQQAFPDLPGLNPVDVRTLGIERTFWEKATILHMLFHQDAGKPLADRMSRHYYDMAQLTQHDAKARALANLDLLSEVGHHKSVFFKAAWARYEDAKPGSLRLAPGKELEAALRRDYAGMREMIMGDTPSFDDVLNAIAALEAEINAA, from the coding sequence ATGGACACCTTCGCAAACGACACGCCTGCAAACCGCGATGAAGCATTCCGGCAAGCCGCGGCAGAACTCGGCTTTGCCAAGGCGATAGTCGAAAAAGACTTCTGGGTGTGCTGGTCACTCCAGCTCCTCTTTGCCCTGCCCTCCTACGGCGACCACCTGATCTTCAAGGGAGGTACATCGCTTTCGAAAGCCTACGATGTCATCCATCGGTTTTCTGAGGATGTCGATCTGTCGCTCAACCGTGCCCAACTCGGGTTTGAGGGAAGCCATGACCCTGAGAACCCCGACCTCTCGAGCGGCAAACGCAAATCTTTGTTGCAGGAACTTCAAGATGCGGCAGAGGCAACCGTCGCAGGCCCACTGCTCGACGAAATCAACACCACCTTCTCCACGCGTCTGGATCAGCCATTCTCGCTCCAGATCGACGAAAACGATCCTCAGACCATACTCTTCGCTTACCCATCTCTCGGCGGCGACGACCCAGGCTACATCAAACCTATCGTACGGTTTGAGTTCGGCGCACGTGGCGCGCAGCTCCCGGCCGAGCAGCGGACACTCTCAACCTATGTTCAACAGGCCTTTCCCGATCTGCCCGGCCTTAACCCTGTTGATGTGCGCACTCTCGGGATCGAACGGACATTTTGGGAGAAGGCGACGATCCTACACATGCTCTTCCATCAAGATGCAGGCAAACCGCTCGCTGACCGGATGTCCCGGCACTACTACGACATGGCGCAATTGACACAGCACGACGCCAAAGCGCGCGCTTTGGCCAATCTCGACCTCTTGAGCGAAGTCGGCCACCACAAATCGGTGTTCTTCAAGGCCGCGTGGGCCCGGTACGAAGACGCAAAACCAGGATCCCTTCGCCTGGCCCCGGGCAAAGAGCTCGAGGCCGCCCTTCGTCGCGACTATGCCGGGATGCGGGAGATGATCATGGGCGACACGCCGAGTTTCGATGATGTGCTGAACGCGATCGCAGCGCTGGAGGCGGAGATCAACGCAGCCTGA
- the scpB gene encoding SMC-Scp complex subunit ScpB, with the protein MAKDGSNSELDRELPDLPPELRWREWLRRVEAVLFASASPVSREELARVVGQGASVDLLVEDLAADLEGRAFEVAQVAGGWMFRTRATYGPAIRAAADVEDQLLDLSEFDIAVLAAIAYHQPITREGLKDIFGKPISRDLIGRLHARGLIGTGPRSPRRGAPYTYVTTEQFLVAFDLETLQDLPDREQLEDAGLAEG; encoded by the coding sequence ATGGCGAAGGATGGCTCTAACTCCGAACTGGATCGCGAGCTGCCCGACTTGCCGCCGGAGCTGCGCTGGCGCGAATGGCTACGTCGGGTCGAAGCGGTGCTTTTTGCCAGCGCCTCACCAGTGTCGCGCGAAGAGCTGGCACGTGTGGTGGGGCAGGGGGCTTCGGTCGACCTTCTGGTCGAGGACCTCGCCGCCGATCTGGAGGGGCGGGCTTTTGAAGTTGCGCAGGTCGCTGGCGGCTGGATGTTCCGGACGCGGGCCACCTACGGCCCCGCGATCCGCGCGGCGGCGGATGTCGAGGATCAGCTGCTCGACCTGAGTGAATTCGATATCGCGGTGCTGGCAGCCATCGCCTACCACCAGCCGATCACGCGCGAGGGGCTCAAGGACATCTTCGGCAAGCCAATCAGCCGCGACTTGATCGGCCGGCTGCATGCGCGAGGGCTGATCGGGACGGGGCCTCGGTCGCCGCGGCGCGGAGCACCCTACACCTATGTGACCACTGAGCAGTTCCTCGTCGCTTTCGATCTGGAGACGCTCCAGGACTTGCCGGATCGGGAGCAGCTAGAGGATGCCGGATTGGCGGAAGGATGA
- a CDS encoding DUF1403 family protein, giving the protein MTYGRDDFESLPRMPSWVTSARVETLEDVAFLSGAALIHLHLVLGRAEVPQSLLRDRLALRAAQACVTLSGRPERAGELRDAVHLLRPGDLPGPAGETYLAWRRAVDRPVSIKALGRALPAVEPGQIATWVDAGKGAPVTRAALALEAVFTGAPRADVPALILADGALAQALGWDHLVPLLAPGLKRADLRKRGDDLRLACHRAIVAAAVEATREAADLARRAARLKEVGPKLRAKGADEALGLFLGQDAVAPAMLTSLRSDRAARRFCDRLVELGAVRELTGRATFRLYGV; this is encoded by the coding sequence ATGACATATGGCCGCGACGACTTCGAGAGCCTACCCCGGATGCCGTCCTGGGTCACCTCGGCACGGGTTGAAACCCTTGAAGATGTTGCGTTTTTGTCGGGCGCGGCACTGATCCACCTGCATCTTGTGCTGGGACGTGCGGAGGTGCCCCAATCCTTGTTACGGGACCGACTCGCGCTGCGCGCGGCTCAAGCTTGCGTCACTCTCTCTGGACGGCCGGAGCGGGCAGGGGAGTTGCGCGATGCGGTGCACCTGTTGCGGCCCGGCGATCTTCCCGGACCGGCCGGTGAAACCTACCTTGCCTGGCGGCGTGCGGTGGATCGGCCGGTGTCGATCAAGGCTCTGGGCCGAGCCTTGCCGGCCGTCGAGCCGGGCCAGATCGCGACCTGGGTCGATGCGGGGAAGGGGGCGCCCGTGACCCGTGCCGCGCTGGCGCTGGAGGCGGTGTTTACCGGAGCGCCGCGTGCCGACGTGCCTGCGCTGATCCTTGCTGATGGAGCTCTGGCACAGGCGCTTGGCTGGGACCACCTCGTGCCGCTACTGGCCCCGGGCCTGAAACGCGCCGACCTGCGCAAGCGCGGCGATGACCTTCGCTTGGCCTGTCATCGCGCGATTGTTGCAGCGGCGGTTGAGGCGACGCGGGAGGCCGCTGATTTGGCCCGACGTGCAGCGCGCTTGAAAGAGGTCGGGCCAAAGCTCCGGGCGAAGGGCGCGGACGAGGCCCTTGGGCTGTTCCTGGGCCAGGACGCTGTCGCGCCAGCGATGCTGACCTCGCTCAGATCCGACCGCGCCGCACGGCGGTTCTGCGACCGGCTGGTTGAGCTGGGCGCGGTACGCGAGCTGACGGGCCGAGCGACGTTTCGGCTCTATGGGGTATGA
- a CDS encoding tyrosine-type recombinase/integrase has translation MLSGMSENTEKSSSDVPIRPSSNEENERDRPDDEALSLPSFIAGSGTLDRLVDTARDYARAAASDNTLKAYAKDWAHFARWCRIKGAEPLPPSPEMIGLYLADLASASGPSPTLSVSTIDRRLSGLAWNYVQRGFNLDRKNRHIASVLAGIKRKHARPPVQKEAILAEDILAMVATLPYDLRGLRDRAILLLGYAGGLRRSEIVTLDVHKDDTPDSGGWIEIFEKGALLTLNAKTGWREVEIGRGSKDQTCPVHALEQWLHFAKIDFGPVFVGTSRDGKRALDTRLNDKHVARLVKRTVLDAGIRSELPEKERLALFSGHSLRAGLASSAEVDERYVQKQLGHASAEMTRRYQRRRDRFRVNLTKAAGL, from the coding sequence ATGCTCAGCGGCATGTCAGAAAACACCGAGAAATCGAGCTCAGACGTGCCAATCCGGCCTTCGTCCAACGAAGAAAACGAGAGAGATCGTCCTGACGACGAGGCCTTGAGCCTTCCGTCCTTTATAGCGGGCTCGGGCACGCTCGATCGGCTGGTCGATACGGCCCGCGACTACGCACGCGCGGCGGCGTCGGACAACACGCTGAAGGCCTATGCAAAGGACTGGGCGCACTTCGCACGCTGGTGCCGAATAAAGGGCGCGGAGCCACTGCCTCCATCTCCCGAGATGATCGGGCTTTACTTGGCAGACTTGGCCTCCGCGTCAGGCCCCTCCCCTACCCTTTCGGTCAGCACCATAGACCGCCGCCTGTCGGGTCTCGCCTGGAACTACGTGCAGCGCGGCTTCAACCTTGATCGCAAGAACCGACACATTGCTTCGGTCCTAGCGGGGATCAAGCGCAAGCACGCGCGACCGCCGGTTCAGAAGGAAGCCATTCTGGCCGAGGATATCCTCGCGATGGTGGCCACCCTGCCCTATGACCTGCGCGGGCTGCGAGACCGCGCGATCCTGCTTTTGGGCTATGCAGGGGGTTTGCGCCGCTCAGAAATCGTCACCCTGGACGTGCACAAAGACGATACGCCGGATTCCGGCGGCTGGATCGAGATTTTCGAGAAAGGCGCCCTCCTGACCCTCAACGCAAAGACCGGATGGCGCGAAGTCGAGATCGGACGCGGCTCCAAGGATCAGACCTGCCCCGTGCATGCACTGGAGCAATGGCTGCACTTTGCGAAGATCGACTTCGGTCCGGTCTTCGTCGGCACCTCGCGTGATGGCAAGCGCGCCCTCGACACACGGCTGAACGACAAGCATGTCGCCCGGCTGGTCAAACGTACGGTTCTGGATGCCGGTATCCGATCTGAGTTGCCTGAGAAGGAACGCCTCGCCCTCTTCTCTGGCCACTCGCTACGAGCTGGCCTCGCCAGTTCAGCGGAAGTCGACGAACGCTACGTCCAGAAGCAGCTTGGGCATGCCTCGGCCGAGATGACCCGCCGCTACCAGCGCCGGCGCGACCGGTTCCGCGTGAACCTGACCAAGGCCGCCGGTCTCTGA